The following DNA comes from Desulfobaculum bizertense DSM 18034.
GCGCCGCCCATAATCTGGTTCAAACGCTTTACGATCTCATCCTTGAGCTGGATTTTTGCTTCCATAGAGGAGAGTTCGTTAAAGGTCTTGCTGGAGAGCAGCAAAATAATGGTATCGCGCACTTTTGCTTCGGATTTGCTGAGTTTTTTGGCACTTTCTGCGCTGGCAACCTCGACTGTGAGGGTGAGTTTGAGATAGCGGCGGCCAAGCGGATCAGCGAGGTTGACCACAAAAGTTGGCAGGGTGACGAGTTCGGTTTCGCCTGCGACATTTTCTTCACCGTTTTCGGTCTGCTCAGTCTGTGCGGGAGTGCTGGAGCCGCCGAGCAGTTTGTCCTGAACGATGGGCCAGGCAAAATAGACGCCACAGCCAAGAGCGATCAGCAAGACTGCGAGGATAATCCACTTGAGCTTGCTGCTTTTTTTCTTTTCGCTTTTTGATGCTTCGAGTTGTTCTTCTGCCACGTCGTGCTCCTTTTGCTTACCCCAGAATTATTGCGTGTAGGACCCGAGCCACGGGGTCGTCTTGATGAGAATTTCGACTCGGCGGTTTTTGGCTCGTCCTTCGGGAGTCTTGTTGTCGGCAATGGCCCAGTTTGGGCCGTACCCACTCACGGAAAAGCGTTCATTTGGAATGCCTTCCTGCAAAAAGACGTGAAGGACAGAAAGAGCGCGTTTTCCGGAGAGCACATAATTCCCGCGTGCATCCCCACCGATATTGTCGGTGTATCC
Coding sequences within:
- a CDS encoding flagellar basal body-associated FliL family protein yields the protein MAEEQLEASKSEKKKSSKLKWIILAVLLIALGCGVYFAWPIVQDKLLGGSSTPAQTEQTENGEENVAGETELVTLPTFVVNLADPLGRRYLKLTLTVEVASAESAKKLSKSEAKVRDTIILLLSSKTFNELSSMEAKIQLKDEIVKRLNQIMGGASVLRVYFTEMVVQ